The Pseudomonas asiatica genome has a segment encoding these proteins:
- a CDS encoding CoA-acylating methylmalonate-semialdehyde dehydrogenase — translation MSIVQHLIHGELVTKGERTADVFNPSTGQAVRKVELASRATVQEAIDSAKAAFPAWRNTPPAKRAQVMFRFKQLLEQNEARISQMISEEHGKTLEDAAGELKRGIENVEFACAAPEVLKGEYSRNVGPNIDAWSDFQPLGVVAGITPFNFPAMVPLWMYPLAIACGNAFILKPSERDPSSTLFIAQLLLEAGLPKGILNVVHGDKEAVDALIEAPEVKALSFVGSTPIAEYIYAEGTKRGKRVQALGGAKNHAVLMPDADLDNAVSALMGAAYGSCGERCMAISVAVCVGDQVADALIAKLEPQIKALKIGAGTSCGLDMGPLVTAAARDKVVGYIDDGVAAGAKLVVDGRGFRVAGNEDGYFVGGTLFDKVTPEMRIYKEEIFGPVLCVVRVNSLEQAMQLINDHEYGNGTCIFTRDGEAARLFCDEIEVGMVGVNVPLPVPVAYHSFGGWKRSLFGDLHAYGPDGVRFYTRRKAITQRWPQRASHEASQFAFPSL, via the coding sequence ATGAGCATTGTTCAGCACCTGATCCACGGCGAACTGGTTACCAAGGGTGAGCGCACCGCCGATGTCTTCAACCCGTCTACCGGCCAGGCCGTGCGCAAGGTCGAGCTGGCCAGCCGCGCGACCGTGCAGGAAGCGATCGACTCGGCCAAGGCTGCCTTCCCGGCCTGGCGCAACACCCCACCGGCCAAGCGCGCCCAGGTGATGTTCCGCTTCAAGCAACTGCTGGAGCAGAACGAAGCGCGTATCTCGCAGATGATCAGCGAAGAGCACGGCAAGACCTTGGAAGATGCTGCCGGTGAACTGAAGCGTGGTATCGAGAACGTCGAGTTCGCCTGCGCCGCGCCGGAAGTACTGAAAGGCGAGTACAGCCGCAACGTCGGCCCGAACATCGATGCCTGGTCCGACTTCCAGCCACTGGGCGTGGTTGCCGGTATCACCCCGTTCAACTTCCCGGCCATGGTGCCGCTGTGGATGTACCCACTGGCTATCGCCTGCGGCAACGCCTTCATCCTCAAGCCTTCCGAGCGCGACCCGAGCTCGACCCTGTTCATCGCCCAGCTGCTGCTGGAAGCCGGCCTGCCGAAGGGCATCCTCAACGTGGTGCACGGCGACAAGGAAGCGGTGGATGCGCTGATCGAAGCGCCGGAGGTGAAGGCCCTGAGCTTCGTCGGTTCGACTCCGATCGCCGAGTACATCTACGCTGAAGGCACCAAGCGCGGCAAGCGTGTGCAGGCCCTGGGTGGTGCGAAGAACCACGCGGTGCTGATGCCGGATGCCGACCTGGACAATGCCGTGAGCGCACTGATGGGTGCTGCCTATGGTTCGTGCGGCGAGCGTTGCATGGCCATTTCGGTGGCGGTGTGCGTGGGTGACCAGGTGGCGGACGCCCTGATTGCCAAGCTGGAACCGCAGATCAAGGCCCTGAAGATTGGTGCCGGCACCTCGTGCGGTCTGGACATGGGCCCGCTGGTGACGGCTGCTGCCCGTGACAAGGTGGTGGGTTACATCGATGACGGTGTTGCTGCTGGCGCCAAGCTGGTGGTGGATGGCCGTGGCTTCCGTGTGGCCGGTAATGAGGATGGCTATTTCGTCGGTGGCACCCTGTTCGACAAGGTGACTCCGGAGATGCGCATCTATAAGGAAGAGATCTTCGGCCCGGTGCTGTGTGTAGTGCGTGTGAACAGCCTGGAGCAGGCCATGCAACTGATCAACGATCACGAGTATGGCAACGGCACCTGCATCTTCACCCGTGACGGTGAAGCGGCGCGCCTGTTCTGCGACGAGATCGAAGTGGGCATGGTCGGTGTGAACGTACCGCTGCCGGTGCCGGTGGCCTATCACAGCTTCGGTGGCTGGAAGCGCTCGCTGTTCGGTGACCTGCATGCCTATGGCCCCGACGGTGTGCGCTTCTATACCCGTCGCAAGGCGATCACCCAGCGCTGGCCGCAGCGTGCCAGCCATGAGGCTTCGCAGTTTGCCTTCCCTAGTTTGTAA